The following proteins are encoded in a genomic region of Glycine max cultivar Williams 82 chromosome 18, Glycine_max_v4.0, whole genome shotgun sequence:
- the LOC121174010 gene encoding uncharacterized protein codes for MGSNLEPVPITSQKHDPAWKHVQMFKNGDKVQLKCIYCLKMFKGGGIHRIKEHLACQKGNASTCSRVPHDVRLHMQQSLDGVVVKKRRKQRIEEEIMSVNPLTTVVNSLPNNNQVVDVNQGLQAIGVEHNSTLVVNPGEGMSRNMERRKKMRAAKNPAAVYANSEDVVAVEKNGLFPKKMDNHIYMAIGRFLYDIGAPFDAVNLVFFQEMVDAIASKGTGFERPSHHELRGWILKNSVEEVKNDIDRCKMTWGRTGCSILVDQWTTETSRILISFLAYCPEGLVFLKSLDATEILTSPDFLYDLIKQVVEEIGVGKVVQVITSGEEQYGIAGRRLMDTFPTLYWSPSAAHCIDLILEDFGNLEWISAVIEQAKSVTRFVYNYSAILNMVKRPWSLLRSGRIAHIQSKPLVLKC; via the exons atgggttcGAATCTGGAACCAGTGCCAATTACATCCCAGAAACATGACCCGGCATGGAAGCATGTTCAGATGTTTAAGAATGGGGACAAGGTCCAGCTGAAGTGCATATATTGTCTGAAGATGTTCAAGGGTGGTGGGATTCATAGGATTAAGGAACACCTTGCTTGTCAGAAAGGGAATGCTTCCACTTGCAGCCGTGTCCCCCATGATGTCAGGCTTCACATGCAGCAGAGTTTGGATGGGGTTGTGGTGAAGAAGAGGAGGAAGCAGAGGATCGAGGAGGAGATTATGAGTGTTAATCCTTTGACCACTGTTGTGAACTCACTTCCCAATAATAATCAGGTGGTGGATGTGAATCAGGGGCTGCAGGCCATTGGCGTGGAGCACAATTCAACTCTGGTAGTGAATCCTGGTGAAGGAATGAGTAGGAATATGGAAAGGAGGAAGAAAATGAGAGCTGCCAAGAATCCTGCAGCAGTTTATGCAAACTCTGAGGATGTTGTTGCTGTGGAGAAGAATGGATTGTTCCCCAAAAAGATGGACAACCACATTTATATGGCCATTGGTCGGTTTTTGTATGATATTGGCGCACCTTTTGATGCTGTGAACTTGGTCTTTTTTCAAGAAATGGTTGACGCAATTGCTTCAAAGGGGACGGGTTTTGAACGGCCCTCACATCATGAACTTCGGGGTTGGATCCTGAAGAATTCTGTGGAGGAAGTGAAGAATGATATAGATAGATGCAAGATGACTTGGGGGAGGACTGGCTGTTCCATTTTGGTTGACCAATGGACAACAGAAACTAGTAGAATACTGATAAGTTTTTTGGCATATTGTCCGGAAGGCCTAGTGTTTTTGAAATCCTTGGATGCTACTGAGATTTTAACTTCTCCTGATTTTCTGTATGACTTGATAAAACAAGTAGTAGAAGAAATTGGAGTTGGGAAAGTGGTGCAAGTGATTACATCAGGTGAAGAACAATATGGTATTGCTGGTAGACGGTTGATGGATACTTTTCCTACCCTTTATTGGAGCCCTTCTGCTGCTCATTGCATTGATTTGATACTTGAAGATTTTGGAAATCTTGAGTGGATTAGTGCAGTGATTGAACAAGCTAAATCTGTAACAAGATTTGTGTACAATTACAGTGCAATTTTGAATATGGTTAAAAG GCCTTGGTCACTTCTCAGGAGTGGGCGGATTGCCCATATTCAAAGCAAACCGCTGGTCTTGAAATGTTAG
- the LOC121174011 gene encoding thaumatin-like protein: MDPVSAGPEFSAMEDTLHLNMVDSTLEAAKSLVDGFNLPASVKPAGGGGAGCGIAACEVNLNVYCPSSLVVERNGKVVGCKSVCLAAKSDRYFCTGEFAGRCKPTVFAHLFKIICPNSYSYAYVVKTCVAPRYVIIFCPAH; this comes from the exons ATGGATCCGGTTTCGGCCGGACCG GAGTTCTCAGCAATGGAGGACACCCTTCACCTAAACATGGTGGATTCCACCTTGGAAGCGGCGAAGAG TTTGGTTGATGGGTTTAACCTTCCAGCGTCAGTGAAGCCTGCGGGTGGTGGTGGTGCAGGTTGCGGTATTGCGGCGTGTGAGGTTAACTTGAACGTTTATTGCCCTTCTTCTTTGGTTGTGGAGAGGAATGGGAAGGTTGTAGGGTGCAAGAGTGTTTGCTTGGCTGCAAAGTCTGATAGGTATTTTTGCACTGGTGAGTTTGCTGGGAGGTGCAAGCCAACTGTGTTTGCTCATCTTTTCAAGATCATTTGCCCTAATTCTTATAGCTATGCTTATGTGGTCAAGACTTGTGTGGCACCTCGCTATGTCATTATATTTTGCCCTGCACATTGA